TAGAGCAATTAAATCCGGAACTTATCCCGATAATCTGAAGTTACAGCGGCTTTACTGCGAGACGACAGGCTACAGCAAAGTCGGCGAAGCTACAATTAACCGCGATATCGATATGCTTCGTACTTATTTTCACGCACCTCTGGAATTTGACAGACACAAAGGCGGCTATTATTACAGCAATGCCTTTGAATTCCCTTTGAATGATATTTCCGCAGAGGATGTTTTTTATCTTTCGGCAGCAAAGACATTACTCTCAAGTTTTGAAGGAAGTCCTATTTATAAATCGATTTCCGAAGTTATTGATTTTGTAACGGACACACAGGGCTTGAGCAAAAGTTCTCTTTTAAAGAGAATCGCCATTCCGCCCGTTCCGAAAGTCGTAACAAATGAAGATGTTTGGAAAAAAGTTATACGTTCTTTGCAGGAAAACGCAGTTGTCGATTTTGAGTATAGCGGCAGGTGGAACCCGAAATCCGCACGGCGCCGCGTCGCGCCGTATCAGATCCTTATGGATGAGGGGCTTTGTTTTTTATTCGGCTATGATTTGAATAAAAAAGCTGTGCGCCTTTTCGCTCTGAACCGAATGAAGAACTATGTTGTTACGGACGAGCATTTTGAAATCCCCGATGATTTTGAATTTTCTGTCTATTGCGGCGGCGGAAAGTTCGGCGCATTTGTGTCGGAAGATCCCGTCGATTTTATAATCGATTTTTACGGAGACGCTCGGCCGTATGTAAAAGAGCGTCTTTGGGCGGACAATCAGAAACTTACTGATTTTGAAGATGAAGAAAAAACACGGATAGAATTTTCTTCAACGCAAGTCCTGAAAGTTATGGAATGGATTTTAGCGCAGGGAGCAAATGCCGTCCCCCGAAGTCCGCAGTGGTTTGTGGATGATTGGAAGAAGATCGTAAAAGCTATGATGAAAAGGGCGAAAAGCGATATTAATAATTAATAAATTTTTACAAGCCGGTTTCGTTCGAACGCTTTCTGGGGCTGCTGCCTATTGCAGCGAAAATCCCCTTGTCATAAAACGCGGCTGCCGTTGTGTATATCAGCTGCTGCAGAGCCGCGCTGCGCCCGCGGTTGTGCGGTACAATGTACATGCGCTGCCTGCCGAATGGGGAACAGCCGTCCTGTCGGGGGACGGGAACTGAGGAAAAACTCTGAAAAATGTTTGCAAAGTGTTGGGGTGAAGTACTTGACAGGGAGTGGGAAAAAGTAGTAAATTACAAGCTACCCGCTCAAACCGCGGGTGCGCTGTTTGACAGGCAAAGGGAAGGAAAGAAAGCAAGACGCATGCGGAGATATAAAAGTCTCCCGAATTAAGCGAGAGCAAGCGGGGACAAACGAAACGTAATTAGCCCCGGAGCAATCCGGGAAAAATAATGATGGAGAGTTTGATCCTGGCTCAGAACGAACGCTGGCGGCGCGTCTTAACCATGCAAGTCGAGCGGCAGGCAGCAATGCCGAGAGCGGCGGACTGGTGAGTAACACGTGGATAACGTACCCCGATGCCCGGGACAGCCTGTAGAAATAGAGGGTGATACCGGATAGATCACTGTATACGGAAGGTAGACAGCGGGAAAGGAGCTTCGGCTCCGCGCCGGGAACGGTCTGCGGCCCATCAGCTGGACGGCGGGGTAACGGCCCGCCGTGGCGAGGACGGGTATCCGGCCTGAGAGGGCGGACGGACACATTGGGACTGAGATACGGCCCAGACTCCTACGGGAGGCAGCAGGTAAGAATATTCCGCAATGGGGGGAACCCTGACGGAGCGACGCCGCGTGAACGAAGAAGGCCGGAAGGTTGTAAAGTTCTTTTCTGTCCGAGGAATAAGTGTAGGAGGAAATGCCTGCATGGTGACGGTAGGGCAGGAATAAGCACCGGCTAATTACGTGCCAGCAGCCGCGGTAACACGTAAGGTGCGAGCGTTGTTCGGAATTATTGGGCGTAAAGGGCATGCAGGCGGGTCGCCAAGCTTGGTAAGAAATACCGGGGCTCAACTCCGGAGCTATATTGAGAACTGGCGAGCTGGAGTTGCCGAAGGGTATCCGGAATTCCGCGTGAAGGGGTGAAATCTGTAGATATGCGGAAGAACACCGATGGCGAAGGCAGGATACCGGCGGACGACTGACGCTGAGGTGCGAAGGTGCGGGGAGCAAACAGGATTAGATACCCTGGTAGTCCGCACAGTCAACGATGTACACTGGGCGTGTGCGCAAGAGCGTGCGTGCCGAAGCAAACGCGATAAGTGTACCGCCTGGGGAGTATGCCCGCAAGGGTGAAACTCAAAGGAATTGACGGGGGCCCGCACAAGCGGTGGAGCATGTGGTTTAATTCGATGGTACGCGAGGAACCTTACCTGGGTTTGACATCAAGAGGGATCATATAGAGATATGTGAGCGTAGCAATACGGCTCTTGACAGGTGCTGCATGGCTGTCGTCAGCTCGTGCCGTGAGGTGTTGGGTTAAGTCCCGCAACGAGCGCAACCCCTA
This Treponema socranskii subsp. buccale DNA region includes the following protein-coding sequences:
- a CDS encoding helix-turn-helix transcriptional regulator, with the translated sequence MKQENKKQQTRQLNRKILERINIIHRAIKSGTYPDNLKLQRLYCETTGYSKVGEATINRDIDMLRTYFHAPLEFDRHKGGYYYSNAFEFPLNDISAEDVFYLSAAKTLLSSFEGSPIYKSISEVIDFVTDTQGLSKSSLLKRIAIPPVPKVVTNEDVWKKVIRSLQENAVVDFEYSGRWNPKSARRRVAPYQILMDEGLCFLFGYDLNKKAVRLFALNRMKNYVVTDEHFEIPDDFEFSVYCGGGKFGAFVSEDPVDFIIDFYGDARPYVKERLWADNQKLTDFEDEEKTRIEFSSTQVLKVMEWILAQGANAVPRSPQWFVDDWKKIVKAMMKRAKSDINN